One window of Erwinia aphidicola genomic DNA carries:
- the thiD gene encoding bifunctional hydroxymethylpyrimidine kinase/phosphomethylpyrimidine kinase, with protein MKRINAMTIAGTDPSGGAGIQADLKAFSALGAYGTSVITALVAQNTTGVQSVYRIEPDFVAAQLDSVLSDVRIDTIKIGMLAESAIVDVVADRLKGASAPWVVLDTVMLAKSGDPLLSVEAVATLRERLLPQVSLITPNLPEAAALLQCQPARNETEMRAQGRALLALGCQAVLMKGGHLSEEESPDWLLTRELEQRFTAPRINTRNTHGTGCTLSAALAALRPRHDNWVTTVQAAKQWLQGALEQADSLEVGHGHGPVHHFHQWW; from the coding sequence ATGAAACGTATCAACGCCATGACTATTGCCGGTACCGACCCGAGCGGCGGGGCGGGTATTCAAGCCGATCTTAAGGCGTTCTCCGCGCTGGGCGCTTACGGCACCAGCGTGATCACCGCGCTGGTGGCGCAAAACACCACCGGGGTGCAGTCGGTGTATCGCATTGAGCCGGATTTTGTCGCCGCGCAGCTGGATTCGGTGCTGTCCGACGTGCGCATCGACACCATTAAAATCGGCATGCTGGCGGAAAGTGCCATCGTCGACGTGGTGGCCGATCGCCTGAAGGGTGCCAGCGCACCGTGGGTGGTGCTGGATACGGTGATGCTGGCGAAAAGCGGCGATCCGCTGCTCTCGGTGGAGGCCGTTGCCACGCTACGCGAACGCCTGCTGCCGCAGGTATCGTTGATCACCCCAAACCTGCCTGAAGCTGCGGCTCTGTTACAGTGCCAGCCCGCGCGCAACGAAACCGAGATGCGCGCACAAGGGCGGGCGCTGCTGGCGCTCGGCTGCCAGGCTGTGCTGATGAAGGGCGGCCACCTCAGCGAAGAGGAGAGCCCTGACTGGCTGTTAACCCGCGAGTTAGAACAGCGCTTCACCGCACCGCGTATTAACACGCGCAACACCCACGGCACCGGCTGCACGCTCTCGGCGGCGCTGGCAGCGCTGCGTCCGCGCCATGATAACTGGGTAACGACGGTGCAGGCCGCCAAGCAGTGGCTGCAGGGGGCGCTGGAGCAGGCTGACTCGCTGGAAGTCGGCCACGGGCACGGCCCGGTGCACCATTTCCATCAGTGGTGGTAG
- a CDS encoding AzlC family ABC transporter permease, which produces MFSHNFSSLTPATRKAIYLICLAVGVVGVSYGSLATAYGFPLWVPLFSSLFVLAGASEFMFIAIIASGGNPLAAAAAGLLVNARHFPFGIAVRDLVGSRLSALLGCHIMNDESVVFGLSQSTPQQRKAAFWLCGLGVAIVWPLGALIGSLIGTLLPDTSVIGLDAVFPAILLALVIPAFKSRTTLTRASCGAALSLLAVPFTPVGLPVLLSMAGLLARRK; this is translated from the coding sequence ATGTTTAGCCACAATTTTTCCTCGCTGACGCCCGCCACGCGTAAGGCGATCTACCTGATCTGCCTTGCCGTTGGCGTGGTGGGTGTTTCCTACGGTTCTCTGGCAACGGCTTACGGTTTTCCGCTGTGGGTGCCGCTGTTCTCCTCGCTGTTTGTGCTGGCCGGGGCGTCAGAGTTTATGTTTATCGCCATTATTGCCAGCGGCGGCAATCCGTTAGCCGCCGCCGCCGCCGGGCTGCTGGTCAATGCCCGCCATTTTCCGTTTGGCATTGCGGTGCGCGACCTGGTCGGTTCACGCCTCTCCGCGCTGCTTGGCTGCCATATTATGAATGACGAAAGCGTGGTATTTGGCCTGTCGCAGTCCACGCCGCAGCAGCGTAAGGCCGCATTCTGGCTGTGCGGGCTAGGGGTGGCGATCGTCTGGCCGCTTGGGGCGCTGATCGGCAGCCTGATTGGCACCCTGCTGCCCGATACCAGCGTGATTGGGCTGGATGCCGTGTTCCCGGCGATCCTGCTGGCGCTGGTGATCCCGGCGTTTAAGTCTCGTACCACCCTGACGCGCGCCTCCTGTGGCGCGGCGCTGTCGCTGCTGGCAGTGCCGTTTACTCCGGTCGGCTTACCGGTGCTGCTGTCGATGGCCGGCCTGCTGGCGAGGAGGAAATAA
- a CDS encoding GntR family transcriptional regulator: protein MSYTITASEPVNQQIYRFLRQEIVTCAIHPGSLLSEKEVSARFNVSRQPVREAFIKLAEAGLVQVLPQRGTFVRKISAQRVADGRFIREAVEVAVVRRAAVEASADGLAALEHNLQLQRLAAERHDSQAFLLLDDEFHRLIAQSIHCELAWETVENIKATMDRVRFLTLSKVSPPESLIEQHQLIYQALRAKDADAAESALRRHLQEMIFSITPIAEQNSEWFEAL, encoded by the coding sequence ATGTCTTATACCATCACCGCCAGTGAACCGGTCAACCAGCAGATCTACCGCTTTTTGCGCCAGGAGATCGTCACCTGTGCCATTCACCCCGGTTCGCTACTGTCGGAAAAAGAGGTGTCTGCGCGCTTCAACGTCTCGCGCCAGCCGGTGCGTGAAGCCTTTATCAAGCTGGCGGAAGCCGGACTGGTGCAGGTACTGCCGCAGCGTGGCACCTTCGTGCGTAAAATCTCCGCGCAGCGCGTGGCCGATGGGCGATTTATTCGTGAGGCGGTGGAAGTCGCAGTCGTGCGGCGGGCGGCCGTTGAAGCGAGCGCAGACGGACTGGCGGCGCTGGAGCACAATCTGCAGCTGCAAAGACTGGCGGCAGAGCGCCATGACAGCCAGGCGTTCCTGCTGCTGGACGATGAGTTTCATCGCCTGATTGCACAAAGTATTCACTGTGAGCTGGCGTGGGAAACGGTGGAAAATATTAAAGCCACTATGGACCGCGTGCGCTTCCTGACGCTGAGCAAAGTCTCCCCGCCCGAAAGCCTGATTGAGCAGCACCAGCTGATTTATCAGGCGCTGCGCGCGAAAGATGCCGACGCCGCCGAAAGCGCGCTGCGCCGTCATTTGCAGGAGATGATCTTCTCCATCACCCCAATTGCCGAGCAGAACAGCGAGTGGTTTGAAGCGCTGTAA
- a CDS encoding AzlD domain-containing protein, giving the protein MPAHSLIISGIAILALGTWLMRFAGAKLGNRMALSENARTLLSDAATTLLFAVALANTFYEGVHFAGIARVAGVAVAVLLAWRKAPLIVVIFAAALVTALLRYAGVS; this is encoded by the coding sequence ATGCCCGCTCACTCTTTGATCATCAGCGGTATCGCGATTCTGGCGCTCGGCACCTGGCTGATGCGTTTTGCCGGAGCAAAACTCGGTAACCGCATGGCGCTGTCAGAAAATGCGCGCACGCTGCTCTCCGATGCCGCCACCACGCTGCTGTTTGCCGTTGCCCTGGCGAATACCTTCTATGAAGGGGTACATTTTGCCGGGATTGCCCGCGTGGCTGGGGTGGCCGTGGCCGTGCTGCTGGCCTGGCGTAAGGCGCCGCTGATCGTCGTGATCTTCGCGGCGGCGCTGGTCACCGCCCTGCTGCGTTATGCCGGGGTCAGCTAA
- a CDS encoding CidB/LrgB family autolysis modulator, which translates to MSDIWWSLPLTIAVFFAARRLAAKVKVSIVNPLLIAMAVIIPLLLLLQLPYTRYFQGSKLLNDLLQPAVVALALPLYEQMHQIRARWKSIISVCFIGSLTAMISGTAIALWLGATPQITATLLPKSVTTPIAMAVSGTLGGIPAISAICVLLAGVLGAVFGHMLLNLLKVRSKAARGLAIGNASHALGTARAAEVDYQEGAFSSLALVLCGIITSLLAPFIFPLLMALWG; encoded by the coding sequence ATGAGTGATATCTGGTGGTCGCTACCGCTGACCATTGCGGTGTTCTTCGCGGCGCGAAGGCTGGCGGCGAAAGTGAAAGTGTCGATCGTCAATCCGCTGCTGATCGCCATGGCGGTGATTATTCCGCTACTTTTGCTGCTGCAGCTGCCCTATACGCGCTACTTTCAGGGCAGCAAGCTGCTCAATGACCTGCTGCAACCGGCCGTGGTAGCGCTGGCGCTGCCGCTGTATGAGCAGATGCATCAGATCCGCGCACGCTGGAAATCGATTATCAGCGTATGCTTTATCGGTAGCCTGACGGCGATGATCTCCGGCACCGCGATTGCGCTGTGGCTGGGCGCAACGCCGCAGATCACCGCTACCCTGCTGCCGAAATCGGTCACCACGCCGATTGCGATGGCAGTTTCCGGTACGCTGGGCGGCATCCCGGCGATCAGCGCCATCTGCGTGCTGCTGGCCGGGGTGCTCGGCGCGGTGTTCGGCCATATGCTGCTGAACCTGCTGAAGGTGCGCAGTAAAGCGGCGCGCGGGCTGGCGATTGGTAATGCATCACACGCTCTTGGCACCGCTCGCGCTGCTGAAGTGGACTATCAGGAGGGCGCATTCAGTTCGCTGGCGCTGGTACTGTGCGGGATTATCACTTCCCTGCTGGCGCCGTTTATTTTCCCGCTGCTGATGGCGCTGTGGGGGTAA
- a CDS encoding helix-turn-helix domain-containing protein codes for MTQPIALIAQSLVRERTRAGLSLAEVARRAEIAKSTLSQLEAGNGNPSLETLWALCVALNIPFAKLLEPESNKTQVVRRGEGSKVVAERGNYEAILLASCPPGARRDIYLLITQPGEERLSQPHIPGSVEHIIITQGRALVGLKESPEELFPGDYICYPGDRPHIFKALEPDTLALLVAEQG; via the coding sequence ATGACCCAGCCAATCGCCCTGATTGCCCAAAGCCTGGTGCGCGAGCGGACGCGCGCAGGGCTGTCGCTGGCCGAAGTCGCCCGGCGGGCAGAGATCGCTAAATCCACGCTGTCGCAGCTGGAGGCGGGTAACGGCAATCCCAGCCTGGAAACGCTGTGGGCGCTGTGCGTGGCGCTGAATATCCCGTTTGCTAAACTGCTGGAGCCGGAGAGCAATAAGACTCAGGTGGTACGGCGTGGAGAGGGAAGTAAAGTGGTGGCCGAGCGCGGCAACTATGAGGCCATTCTGCTGGCCAGCTGTCCGCCGGGCGCGCGGCGGGATATCTATCTGCTGATCACCCAGCCTGGCGAGGAACGCCTCTCACAGCCCCATATTCCCGGCTCTGTTGAGCATATTATCATCACCCAGGGGCGGGCGCTGGTGGGGCTGAAAGAGTCGCCGGAAGAGTTATTCCCCGGCGATTACATCTGCTATCCCGGCGATCGCCCGCATATCTTCAAGGCGCTGGAGCCGGATACGCTGGCGCTGCTGGTGGCGGAGCAGGGATAG
- the apbC gene encoding iron-sulfur cluster carrier protein ApbC yields the protein MTSQSRGHHSPEALRAIVMGVLTTFEHPTLQHNLTTLKALRHCALMDNTLHIELGMPFVWQSPFEELKASLSAELLRLTRATAINWRLTLDVATLQRVKNRPGTNGVKNIIAISSGKGGVGKSTTAVNLALALAAEGAKVGLLDADIYGPSIPDMLGVEDQRPTSPDGTHMAPIVAHGLATNSIGYLVSEDNAMVWRGPMASKALMQLLNETLWPELDYLILDMPPGTGDIQLTLAQNVPVTGAIVVTTPQDIALLDARKGIVMFEKVNVPVLGVVENMSMHICSQCGHHEPIFGTGGAEKLAAQYHTRLLSQMPLHISLREDLDAGEPTVVRRPDSEFTRLYRQLANAVAAQLYWQGDVIPQDIAFRAL from the coding sequence ATGACTTCACAATCCAGGGGGCATCACTCCCCCGAGGCGCTGCGTGCTATCGTGATGGGCGTGCTGACGACGTTTGAACACCCCACTCTGCAGCACAACCTCACGACGTTGAAGGCGTTACGCCACTGCGCGCTGATGGATAATACGCTGCATATCGAATTGGGCATGCCGTTTGTCTGGCAAAGCCCGTTTGAGGAGCTGAAAGCTTCGCTCAGCGCCGAGCTGCTGCGCCTGACCCGAGCTACCGCGATTAACTGGCGCTTAACGCTGGATGTCGCCACGCTGCAGCGGGTGAAAAACCGCCCGGGCACCAACGGCGTGAAAAATATTATCGCCATCAGCTCCGGCAAGGGCGGGGTGGGGAAATCGACCACGGCGGTGAATCTGGCGCTGGCGCTGGCCGCGGAAGGGGCGAAAGTGGGTTTGCTGGATGCGGATATCTACGGCCCGTCGATCCCGGACATGCTGGGCGTGGAAGATCAGCGCCCGACCTCACCGGACGGCACGCATATGGCGCCGATCGTGGCGCACGGCCTGGCAACCAACTCGATTGGCTACCTGGTCAGCGAAGATAACGCCATGGTGTGGCGCGGCCCGATGGCCAGCAAGGCGCTGATGCAGCTGCTGAATGAAACGCTGTGGCCGGAGCTGGATTACCTGATCCTCGATATGCCGCCAGGCACCGGAGACATCCAGCTGACGCTGGCGCAGAACGTGCCGGTGACCGGGGCGATAGTGGTCACCACACCGCAGGATATTGCGCTGTTGGATGCGCGCAAGGGCATTGTGATGTTCGAGAAGGTCAACGTTCCGGTACTGGGCGTGGTGGAAAATATGAGCATGCATATCTGTAGCCAGTGCGGCCATCATGAACCGATCTTTGGCACCGGCGGGGCGGAGAAGCTGGCGGCGCAGTATCACACCCGGCTGCTGAGTCAGATGCCGCTGCACATCAGCCTGCGCGAAGACCTCGATGCTGGTGAGCCAACCGTGGTGCGCCGACCGGACAGTGAGTTTACGCGCCTTTACCGCCAGCTGGCGAACGCCGTGGCGGCCCAGCTTTACTGGCAGGGCGACGTTATCCCGCAGGATATCGCCTTCCGCGCGCTGTAA
- a CDS encoding GNAT family N-acetyltransferase, which translates to MNIRPFTEADRPFLRTLFLASRKANWTWLDDAEWQLEDFDRVTLGERVLVAEEDGHRVGFAAVLDNDNFLHSLFIDPAWQGSGAGSALLQAVQNSFTSTGALKCLAENLQAQSFYKKHGWRVVAQGESDQGEYLLMHYVLK; encoded by the coding sequence ATGAATATTCGTCCGTTTACCGAAGCTGACCGCCCCTTTTTGCGCACGCTGTTTCTCGCCTCGCGCAAGGCGAACTGGACCTGGCTGGACGACGCCGAATGGCAGTTAGAGGATTTTGACCGCGTGACGCTCGGCGAGCGCGTGCTGGTGGCAGAAGAGGACGGGCACCGCGTGGGTTTTGCCGCGGTGCTGGATAACGATAACTTTTTGCACAGCCTGTTTATTGACCCGGCCTGGCAGGGCAGCGGCGCGGGCAGCGCGCTGTTGCAGGCGGTACAGAACAGCTTTACCTCTACCGGGGCGCTCAAGTGCCTGGCGGAAAACTTACAGGCGCAGAGCTTCTATAAAAAGCACGGCTGGCGGGTAGTGGCGCAGGGCGAGAGCGACCAGGGTGAATACCTGTTAATGCACTACGTGCTGAAATAG
- the fbaB gene encoding class I fructose-bisphosphate aldolase, protein MTDIVQLLGKEADSLLQHRCMTIPADSLYLPGADYVDRVMVDNNRPPAVLRNMQTLYNTGRLAGTGYLSILPVDQGVEHSAGASFAANPLYFDPKNIVELAIEAGCNCVASTYGVLASVSRRYAHRIPFMVKLNHNETLSYPTQYDQTLYASVEQAFNLGAVAVGATIYFGSEQSRRQIEEISAAFERAHELGMVTVLWAYLRNDAFKKDGVDYHASADLTGQANHLAATIGADIVKQKMAENNGGYQALKFGHTDERVYSNLTSDNPIDLVRYQLANCYMGRAGLINSGGAAAGETDTAESVRTAVINKRAGGMGLILGRKAFKKSMREGVALINSVQDVYLAKNVTIA, encoded by the coding sequence ATGACGGACATCGTACAGTTACTGGGCAAAGAAGCAGACTCTCTTTTGCAACATCGCTGCATGACTATTCCAGCGGACAGCCTCTATCTCCCGGGCGCGGATTATGTTGATCGGGTGATGGTGGATAATAACCGCCCGCCAGCGGTACTGCGCAATATGCAAACCCTGTACAACACCGGACGTTTAGCCGGGACAGGTTACCTCTCTATCCTGCCAGTCGATCAGGGCGTTGAGCACTCTGCGGGGGCCTCCTTCGCCGCCAATCCCCTCTATTTTGATCCGAAAAATATCGTGGAGCTGGCGATTGAAGCCGGATGCAACTGCGTGGCGTCCACCTATGGCGTGCTGGCGTCGGTATCGCGCCGCTATGCCCACCGCATTCCGTTTATGGTCAAGCTGAACCACAACGAAACCCTGAGCTACCCCACGCAGTACGACCAGACCCTGTACGCCAGCGTCGAGCAGGCGTTCAACCTCGGTGCGGTGGCGGTCGGTGCCACGATTTATTTCGGTTCTGAGCAGTCGCGTCGCCAGATTGAGGAGATCTCCGCCGCGTTTGAACGGGCGCATGAGCTGGGGATGGTCACCGTGCTGTGGGCCTACCTGCGTAACGATGCTTTCAAGAAGGATGGGGTGGATTACCACGCCAGCGCCGATCTGACCGGGCAGGCCAACCATCTGGCCGCCACCATCGGGGCGGATATCGTTAAGCAGAAGATGGCGGAGAATAACGGCGGCTACCAGGCGCTGAAGTTCGGTCATACCGACGAGCGCGTCTACAGCAATCTGACCAGTGATAATCCTATCGATCTGGTGCGTTATCAGCTGGCGAACTGCTATATGGGCCGCGCCGGGCTGATTAACTCCGGTGGCGCAGCAGCGGGGGAGACGGATACCGCCGAATCGGTGCGTACCGCGGTGATCAACAAACGTGCGGGTGGTATGGGGTTAATCCTTGGCCGCAAGGCGTTTAAGAAGTCGATGAGAGAGGGCGTGGCGCTGATTAATTCGGTGCAGGATGTGTATCTGGCGAAGAACGTGACTATCGCCTGA
- the thiM gene encoding hydroxyethylthiazole kinase, whose translation MIQPQSLSHADVAHSLALFRQKSPLIHCMTNDVVQTFTANVLLALGSSPAMVIDPDEAAQFSAIADALLVNVGTLTHSRSDAMRAAIGAANGAGHAWTLDPVAVGALDFRSEFCQQLLASRPAAIRGNASEIMALAKQAVSGRGVDSLHPSDAALQAAETLALASGAVIAVTGEVDFVTDGRRTLSVSGGSPLMTRVVGTGCALSAVVAGFAALPGDRLVNVASACRVVSLAGERAAAQVKGPGSFIPAFLDALYQLNPEALV comes from the coding sequence ATGATCCAACCTCAAAGCCTCAGCCACGCCGACGTGGCCCACTCTCTGGCGCTGTTTCGCCAAAAATCACCGTTAATCCACTGTATGACCAATGACGTGGTGCAAACCTTTACCGCCAACGTGCTGCTGGCGCTGGGGTCCTCCCCGGCGATGGTGATCGACCCGGATGAAGCCGCGCAGTTCAGCGCCATCGCCGATGCCTTACTGGTCAACGTCGGCACGCTAACGCATTCGCGCAGTGACGCGATGCGTGCGGCGATCGGCGCTGCGAATGGCGCCGGACACGCCTGGACGCTGGACCCGGTGGCGGTCGGCGCGCTGGATTTCCGCAGTGAATTCTGTCAGCAGCTGCTGGCGAGCAGGCCCGCCGCGATTCGCGGTAATGCTTCCGAAATCATGGCGCTGGCAAAACAGGCGGTCAGCGGGCGTGGCGTCGACAGCCTGCATCCGTCGGATGCAGCGTTACAGGCCGCCGAAACCCTAGCGCTTGCCAGCGGCGCGGTGATTGCGGTAACCGGCGAGGTCGATTTTGTTACCGACGGGCGGCGCACGCTAAGCGTGAGCGGCGGTTCGCCATTGATGACTCGCGTGGTGGGTACCGGCTGTGCACTGTCGGCTGTGGTGGCCGGGTTTGCCGCGCTGCCGGGCGACCGTCTGGTGAATGTCGCCAGTGCCTGCCGCGTGGTATCGCTGGCTGGCGAGCGTGCTGCCGCGCAGGTGAAGGGGCCGGGCAGCTTTATCCCGGCGTTTCTCGATGCCCTGTACCAACTCAATCCGGAGGCGCTGGTATGA
- a CDS encoding CidA/LrgA family protein has product MRNVPLVLWQYLRAFFIIYLCLFAGRGIETLLPVAIPGSILGMLLLFALLASQLLPVHWVKPGCHLLIRYMALLFVPISVGVMNDMDILTAQFAPIVLSCIVSTLIVLVTVGLISQRLNDRHIQRAGGENE; this is encoded by the coding sequence ATGCGCAACGTTCCGCTTGTTTTATGGCAATACCTCCGCGCCTTCTTCATAATCTACCTCTGTCTTTTTGCCGGTCGCGGCATTGAAACCCTGTTGCCCGTCGCCATCCCCGGTAGCATTCTCGGTATGCTGCTGCTGTTTGCTCTGCTCGCTTCACAGCTGCTGCCCGTTCACTGGGTGAAACCCGGCTGTCATTTGCTGATCCGCTATATGGCACTGCTATTCGTGCCGATCAGCGTCGGCGTGATGAACGATATGGATATTCTCACCGCCCAGTTTGCCCCAATTGTGCTCTCCTGCATTGTCAGCACCCTGATTGTACTGGTGACCGTCGGCCTGATTTCGCAGCGCCTCAACGATCGCCACATCCAGCGGGCGGGAGGCGAAAATGAGTGA
- the metG gene encoding methionine--tRNA ligase, with product MGYHLNPFFNRYELSLTMTQVAKKILVTCALPYANGSIHLGHMLEHIQADIWVRYQRMRGNQVYFICADDAHGTPIMLKAQQMGIAPEQMIAEMSQEHQTDFAGFEISYDNYHSTHSEENRELSELIYTRLKENGFIKNRTISQLYDPEKGMFLPDRFVKGTCPKCKSPDQYGDNCEVCSATYSPTELIDPKSVISGATPVMRDSEHFFFDLPEFSAMLQAWTRSGALQEQVANKMQEWFESGLQQWDISRDAPYFGFEIPGAPGKYFYVWLDAPIGYMGSFKNLCDKRGDINFDDFWKKDSDAELYHFIGKDIVYFHSLFWPAMLEGSNFRKPTNLFVHGYVTVNGAKMSKSRGTFIKASTWLQHLDADSLRYYYAAKLSSRIDDIDLNLEDYVQRVNADIVNKVVNLASRNAGFINKRFGGQLSAELADPALYKTFTDAAESIGEAWTSREFSRAIREIMALADVANRYVDEQAPWVVAKQEGRDADLQAICSMGINMFRVLMTWLKPVMPSLAERTEAFLNQELSWDGIQQPLLSHNISAFKALYNRVEMDKVNGLIEASKEDAAAAKAPASGPLADDPIAETISFDDFAKVDMRIALIENAEFVEGSDKLLRLSLDLGGEKRNVFSGIRAAYPDPALLVGRLTVMVANLAPRKMRFGISEGMVMAAGPGGKDIFLLSPDSGAQPGQAVK from the coding sequence ATCGGTTACCATCTAAACCCCTTTTTCAACAGGTATGAGCTAAGTCTCACTATGACTCAAGTCGCGAAAAAAATTTTGGTAACGTGCGCACTGCCGTACGCTAACGGCTCCATCCATCTCGGCCACATGCTCGAGCATATCCAGGCAGATATTTGGGTCCGATACCAGCGAATGCGCGGCAATCAGGTTTACTTCATCTGTGCCGATGACGCACACGGTACGCCAATCATGCTGAAAGCTCAGCAGATGGGTATTGCGCCGGAGCAGATGATTGCCGAGATGAGTCAGGAACATCAGACCGACTTTGCCGGTTTCGAAATCAGCTATGACAACTACCACTCGACGCACAGCGAAGAGAACCGTGAGCTGTCTGAGCTTATCTATACTCGTCTGAAAGAGAACGGTTTTATTAAGAACCGTACCATCTCTCAGCTCTACGATCCGGAAAAAGGCATGTTCCTGCCGGACCGTTTTGTTAAAGGCACCTGCCCGAAATGTAAATCTCCGGATCAGTACGGCGACAACTGTGAAGTGTGCTCGGCCACGTACAGCCCGACCGAACTGATCGACCCGAAATCGGTGATTTCTGGCGCCACGCCGGTGATGCGTGACTCTGAGCACTTCTTCTTTGACCTGCCAGAGTTCAGCGCCATGCTGCAGGCGTGGACGCGCTCCGGCGCGCTGCAGGAGCAGGTGGCGAATAAGATGCAGGAGTGGTTTGAATCCGGCCTGCAGCAGTGGGATATCTCGCGCGATGCCCCCTACTTCGGCTTCGAAATTCCCGGTGCGCCGGGCAAATACTTCTACGTCTGGCTGGATGCCCCCATCGGTTACATGGGCTCGTTCAAGAACCTGTGTGATAAGCGTGGCGACATCAACTTTGACGACTTCTGGAAGAAAGATTCGGACGCCGAGCTGTACCACTTCATCGGCAAGGACATCGTCTACTTCCACAGCCTGTTCTGGCCGGCGATGCTGGAAGGCAGCAATTTCCGCAAGCCTACCAACCTGTTTGTGCACGGCTATGTCACGGTCAACGGCGCGAAAATGTCTAAATCGCGCGGCACCTTTATTAAGGCCAGCACCTGGTTGCAGCACCTGGATGCCGACAGCCTGCGCTACTACTACGCGGCCAAGCTCTCTTCGCGTATCGACGATATCGACCTCAATCTGGAAGATTACGTGCAGCGCGTTAATGCGGACATCGTAAACAAGGTGGTGAACCTGGCCTCGCGCAATGCCGGTTTCATCAACAAACGCTTTGGCGGCCAGCTGTCTGCTGAACTGGCCGACCCGGCGCTGTACAAAACCTTTACTGATGCCGCTGAGAGCATTGGCGAAGCCTGGACCAGCCGTGAATTTAGCCGTGCCATCCGCGAAATCATGGCGCTGGCCGACGTGGCCAACCGCTATGTTGACGAGCAGGCTCCGTGGGTAGTGGCGAAGCAGGAAGGCCGCGATGCCGATCTACAGGCGATCTGTTCAATGGGCATCAATATGTTCCGCGTGCTGATGACCTGGCTGAAGCCGGTGATGCCTTCGCTGGCCGAGCGCACCGAAGCCTTCCTGAATCAGGAACTGAGCTGGGACGGCATTCAGCAGCCGCTGCTGAGCCACAACATTTCGGCGTTCAAGGCGCTGTATAACCGCGTTGAAATGGACAAGGTTAACGGCCTGATTGAAGCCTCGAAAGAAGATGCCGCGGCGGCAAAAGCACCGGCTAGCGGCCCGCTGGCGGACGACCCGATCGCTGAAACCATCAGCTTTGACGACTTCGCCAAAGTTGATATGCGTATCGCGCTGATTGAGAATGCCGAGTTCGTTGAAGGTTCTGACAAGCTGCTGCGCCTGTCGCTGGATCTCGGCGGCGAGAAGCGCAACGTGTTTTCCGGCATCCGCGCCGCCTATCCTGACCCGGCGCTGCTGGTCGGCCGCCTGACGGTGATGGTAGCGAACCTGGCGCCGCGTAAAATGCGCTTTGGCATCTCGGAAGGAATGGTGATGGCAGCCGGTCCTGGCGGGAAGGATATCTTCCTGCTCAGCCCTGACAGCGGCGCACAGCCAGGCCAGGCGGTTAAGTAA
- a CDS encoding carbonic anhydrase, which produces MKLFIAATLLALSASASAETAPHWTYEGQAGPENWGNLSEKFATCKIGQFQSPIDIRFVTKANLPALEMDYHSEAESLVNNGHTLQVTVDDEDDFKLDNRMFRLRQYHFHAPSENLINGKRYPLEVHFVHADASGSLAVVAVMFEVGAENSALNPILKRIPAKLNQSVKLDERYDLKPLFPTDLHYYRFSGSLTTPPCTEGLRWLVMKKPVTLSAAQLAQFQKALAQSNNRPVQPLNGRMVVE; this is translated from the coding sequence ATGAAACTTTTTATTGCCGCAACACTACTCGCCCTGTCTGCATCAGCCAGTGCAGAGACAGCGCCGCACTGGACCTATGAAGGCCAGGCTGGACCAGAAAACTGGGGGAATCTGAGCGAAAAGTTCGCCACCTGTAAAATTGGTCAGTTTCAGTCACCCATTGATATCCGCTTTGTCACTAAAGCGAATCTTCCCGCGCTAGAAATGGATTATCACTCTGAGGCGGAAAGCCTGGTGAATAACGGCCATACCTTACAGGTCACCGTGGATGATGAAGATGATTTCAAGCTGGATAACAGGATGTTTAGGCTGCGCCAGTACCACTTCCATGCGCCGAGCGAAAACCTGATCAACGGCAAGCGCTATCCGCTGGAGGTGCACTTTGTGCATGCGGATGCCAGTGGTTCACTGGCGGTAGTTGCGGTGATGTTTGAAGTGGGTGCGGAAAACAGTGCTCTCAATCCCATCCTTAAGCGCATTCCGGCTAAGTTAAACCAGAGTGTGAAGCTGGATGAGCGTTATGACCTGAAACCCCTGTTCCCGACCGATCTACACTACTACCGTTTCAGCGGCTCGCTGACCACACCACCTTGCACAGAGGGCTTGCGCTGGCTGGTGATGAAAAAGCCGGTCACCTTGTCCGCAGCACAGCTGGCGCAGTTCCAGAAAGCGCTGGCACAGAGCAACAATCGCCCGGTGCAGCCGCTGAATGGCCGTATGGTAGTCGAGTAA